The following coding sequences are from one Granulicella arctica window:
- a CDS encoding helix-turn-helix domain-containing protein: MKRELDGIVIQMHSAGISYTDAVKQFKKRYILEVLSRHKGNQCKAAEELGMHRNTLSRTLAELDLDTTQIRSGMRRPPTSERLRLQSVVNAR, encoded by the coding sequence TTGAAGCGCGAACTCGACGGAATCGTGATACAGATGCACAGCGCCGGTATTTCCTATACGGACGCCGTCAAGCAGTTCAAGAAGCGCTATATCCTCGAGGTCCTCAGCCGCCATAAAGGTAATCAGTGCAAAGCTGCCGAGGAACTCGGCATGCATCGCAATACCCTGAGCCGTACCCTCGCTGAACTCGATCTGGACACCACCCAGATTCGCAGCGGCATGCGACGTCCACCAACCAGCGAGCGCCTGCGCCTGCAGAGCGTCGTAAACGCCCGTTAG
- a CDS encoding cupin domain-containing protein: protein MKKGTEPPPHVHEREDELFYILSGEIKVFVDGQVLTVAAGESVFLPKKVPHAYLIQSDECHVLALMTPGGFLNAINKMNAPARTMKIPSDMETYATADLTATMEVFIKYGVRMLSPNEVAAQLPAYPTVH, encoded by the coding sequence ATGAAGAAAGGGACCGAGCCCCCACCGCACGTCCACGAGCGGGAAGATGAGTTGTTCTACATTCTTTCCGGTGAAATCAAGGTGTTCGTCGATGGTCAGGTCTTGACAGTTGCAGCCGGTGAATCCGTCTTTCTACCAAAGAAGGTTCCTCATGCCTATCTGATTCAGTCTGACGAGTGTCATGTGCTGGCCTTGATGACGCCAGGAGGATTCCTCAACGCGATCAACAAGATGAACGCGCCGGCTCGCACGATGAAGATTCCTTCCGACATGGAAACATACGCGACGGCGGATCTCACGGCGACGATGGAGGTCTTCATCAAGTATGGGGTACGCATGTTGTCGCCGAATGAGGTTGCGGCGCAATTGCCCGCTTACCCAACAGTTCACTAA
- a CDS encoding helix-turn-helix domain-containing protein: MIDRRIGLVRRRLKILSEFADSGQPEVRMDTNDGLHVQQIHSCAEPEPAYYMQQQQSLAKVLTPCRYQHGVSRNKLLDYSYSTGDLIVCNRGIDEFVRWESEVRILKVDLPDEAFRAIAEEAGAETVEISSSTQFEDKRVDALISAIQSEEQAGGLSGRLYMDSIAQAIASALVQVRGNLKRALPQYHCGLTPMQLSRVKQVVYGQIDSEISLQDMAAAAGLSTNYFNQMFRKSTGQAAHQFVLNARVEHAKDLLSSSRLRMIDIAISCGFQTSQHFARVFRLLCAVTPTEYRRTLGKSAASSEDAEQLHNSNKMSEKGLYAFNSKGRYESHIHR; this comes from the coding sequence ATGATCGACCGTCGTATCGGACTGGTTAGGCGTAGGCTTAAGATATTGTCGGAATTCGCAGACTCCGGACAACCGGAGGTACGCATGGACACGAACGATGGCTTGCATGTGCAGCAAATTCACAGCTGCGCCGAACCAGAGCCCGCCTACTACATGCAGCAGCAACAGTCCCTGGCCAAGGTGCTTACCCCATGCCGATACCAGCATGGGGTAAGCCGCAATAAGCTCCTCGACTACTCCTACAGCACCGGAGATTTGATCGTTTGTAATCGAGGAATTGACGAGTTCGTTCGTTGGGAGAGCGAGGTCAGGATCCTCAAGGTCGATCTACCGGACGAGGCGTTCCGGGCAATCGCAGAAGAGGCGGGTGCAGAGACGGTCGAGATCAGCAGCAGCACACAGTTTGAGGACAAGCGAGTGGATGCACTGATCTCTGCAATCCAGTCGGAGGAGCAAGCAGGAGGGCTTTCCGGTCGCCTCTACATGGATTCCATCGCACAGGCAATTGCTTCGGCACTGGTCCAGGTGCGCGGCAATCTAAAACGGGCTCTTCCTCAATACCATTGCGGCCTGACGCCCATGCAGCTATCCAGAGTGAAACAGGTGGTGTATGGACAGATCGACAGCGAAATTTCTCTCCAAGATATGGCCGCGGCAGCAGGACTGAGTACCAACTACTTTAACCAAATGTTCCGGAAATCGACGGGACAGGCAGCTCATCAGTTTGTCTTGAATGCTCGCGTAGAACACGCCAAGGATCTACTCAGCTCGTCACGACTAAGAATGATTGATATCGCGATTAGTTGCGGATTCCAGACCTCGCAGCATTTCGCCAGAGTGTTCCGCTTGCTTTGCGCTGTGACACCGACTGAATATCGCAGGACGTTGGGGAAGTCTGCTGCATCCTCCGAGGACGCTGAACAGCTACATAACAGCAACAAAATGAGTGAGAAGGGACTTTATGCTTTCAATTCAAAGGGACGGTACGAATCTCACATACACCGATGA
- a CDS encoding CbtA family protein, with amino-acid sequence MLRNQLRNSRKAHLLCFGPAKSFLPAINEVPSGFPANVLWPFRLASWAFQLLLWTSIAQLFAADGTRPSPEQLRNLLEERSSPGWPASRTISKRNVERTEAYPHC; translated from the coding sequence ATGCTTCGGAATCAACTCAGAAACTCCAGAAAGGCTCACTTGCTTTGCTTTGGACCAGCAAAAAGTTTTCTTCCCGCGATCAATGAAGTGCCCTCCGGCTTTCCAGCTAATGTCTTATGGCCTTTCCGTCTCGCATCGTGGGCGTTTCAACTTCTGCTCTGGACGAGCATCGCCCAACTCTTCGCTGCTGACGGAACGCGACCATCGCCGGAGCAACTTCGGAATCTCCTCGAAGAACGAAGCAGCCCAGGCTGGCCTGCATCGCGGACAATTTCCAAACGCAACGTGGAGCGAACGGAAGCCTATCCTCACTGCTAG
- a CDS encoding EAL domain-containing protein: protein MQEMQPSPEDQIVGTIPWARITGQSAMSQRIRFHEWVTTPLGEIETWSQTLLLHVNLMLASTHPATIVWGSEMIFFYNDAAIPSLGRMDPGSLGKPAREIFREAWHFLGPEHEACFLRGETSIRENVLVPLTKGSRIEDGYYTYFLTPIFEGVRVVGIRGVHHETTESVHAIAQLAEVLDTTSDGVVSVNHEWVITYMNARATEILGPASAILGTNIWERFPHQVYPDSPYVSVYERAMMKRSAGSFEAFYPEPLNIWVHIEARPAPGGIVVFIRDLTEQRRTADLLCHKAERERTALAALFEQAPVLLAVLRGPEHIFELVNQSYRDLLGNRELIGRRVVNALPELDGTRWIDLLDEVYQTGETRVADDIRISLSQFEGGPLEEKFFNYVYQARRELDGSVSGVIAIGVDVSLAGEVLESTSDGILMLDRNWCFVYLNPHAKELLSDGKALVGCNVWKEFPAASNLAFWDNYHVTMEQRIPTQFVAYYPAPLDRWYEVHSYPTHQGISVFFRDVTVKRIEEERLRLLEQTVAAAPIGITLAKYDGSNHCPLIYVNPAFEKLTGYSAEEVLGTDCRFLQGSDLQQEGRFELQSAIVDGTPSKALLRNYRKNGETFFNEVYVSQVRGEDGKVSHLIGIQNDVTDQIETREQLARQARYDALTGLANRYALVEQLKSALETAQQCDRQVAVMVLDLDNFKHMNDRFGHIEADRILVQISRRLNSLVERTDTAARLGGDEFAFVLSGWEDQARLEKQMERLLYEIRKPLQLGDQEIMITASAGIALFPQDTSEPEELLQMADLSMYWIKRSGKNSFRFYSPDLRFNQNEPLDVAIGFRRALVNGEFELFYQPRVSAESKKVKGCEALIRWNHPDRGMLLPAQFVRIAEDTGLINEIGQWVLEEALKQNATWRRDGFEPICMSINVSASQIRDPSFPRIVADALAKACLPAESLELELTESLLIDNGALAESSLGALKQLGVRIAIDDFGTGYSGLHYLSRFPIDTIKIDQIFTRDIVKDETAAIICRLVLRLGQELGLTTVAEGVESNEQALLLESWNCCELQGYMFAKPLPVHAAEFAFQRSS from the coding sequence ATGCAAGAAATGCAACCCTCGCCCGAAGATCAGATCGTAGGAACGATTCCTTGGGCTCGTATTACCGGCCAAAGTGCGATGTCACAGCGCATTCGTTTCCATGAGTGGGTTACCACTCCGCTTGGCGAGATCGAGACCTGGTCCCAGACCCTGCTGCTGCACGTCAATCTCATGCTCGCTTCAACGCATCCAGCCACAATCGTATGGGGCTCGGAGATGATTTTCTTCTACAACGATGCCGCGATCCCATCATTAGGCAGGATGGATCCTGGCTCGCTTGGGAAGCCAGCGCGAGAGATATTCAGAGAGGCATGGCACTTCCTTGGTCCGGAACACGAGGCATGTTTCTTGCGTGGAGAGACATCCATCCGGGAGAACGTACTGGTTCCTCTCACGAAGGGATCACGAATCGAAGACGGGTACTACACATACTTTCTCACTCCTATCTTTGAAGGAGTGAGGGTCGTCGGTATACGGGGCGTACACCACGAGACGACGGAGAGCGTGCACGCCATTGCGCAACTTGCGGAAGTCCTCGATACCACTTCAGATGGGGTGGTGAGCGTCAATCATGAGTGGGTAATCACCTATATGAATGCCCGGGCCACGGAGATTCTGGGACCTGCCTCCGCGATCCTCGGAACGAATATATGGGAGAGATTTCCCCATCAGGTCTACCCCGATTCGCCCTATGTTTCAGTGTACGAACGCGCGATGATGAAGCGTAGCGCTGGCAGCTTCGAGGCGTTCTACCCCGAACCATTGAACATATGGGTACATATCGAAGCTCGACCGGCTCCGGGCGGTATCGTCGTCTTTATTCGCGATCTGACAGAACAGAGACGAACTGCGGATCTTCTATGCCATAAAGCGGAGCGCGAACGTACAGCACTCGCTGCGCTCTTCGAACAGGCTCCAGTCCTGCTTGCTGTTCTTAGAGGTCCGGAGCATATCTTCGAACTGGTCAACCAGTCCTATCGCGACCTGCTTGGCAATCGAGAGTTGATCGGGCGACGCGTTGTGAATGCTCTTCCCGAACTGGACGGAACAAGATGGATCGACCTGTTAGATGAGGTGTATCAGACTGGCGAAACAAGAGTAGCTGACGACATCCGTATCTCGCTCTCGCAGTTTGAGGGTGGACCACTCGAAGAGAAGTTTTTCAACTACGTCTATCAGGCGCGGCGCGAACTCGATGGTTCCGTCTCCGGCGTTATTGCCATAGGAGTTGATGTAAGTCTTGCCGGGGAGGTATTGGAAAGTACGAGTGACGGCATCCTCATGCTTGATCGCAACTGGTGCTTTGTCTACCTCAATCCACATGCCAAGGAACTCCTGAGTGACGGAAAAGCGCTGGTCGGTTGCAACGTATGGAAGGAGTTCCCGGCAGCGTCAAATCTCGCGTTTTGGGACAACTACCATGTCACCATGGAACAACGCATACCTACGCAGTTTGTCGCCTATTACCCCGCGCCGCTCGATCGCTGGTATGAGGTTCACAGCTACCCCACGCACCAGGGGATCAGCGTGTTCTTTCGTGACGTCACAGTGAAGCGTATTGAAGAGGAGCGCTTGCGGCTTCTAGAGCAAACCGTCGCCGCTGCACCAATTGGCATCACGCTTGCGAAATATGACGGTTCAAACCATTGCCCTTTGATCTACGTCAACCCGGCCTTCGAAAAATTGACAGGCTACTCTGCCGAAGAGGTACTTGGCACAGACTGCCGCTTTCTGCAGGGGTCGGACCTTCAGCAGGAAGGAAGGTTTGAACTCCAGAGTGCTATTGTAGACGGCACCCCGAGCAAGGCATTACTTCGAAATTACAGGAAAAATGGAGAGACCTTCTTCAACGAAGTGTACGTTTCACAAGTACGCGGCGAAGATGGCAAGGTCAGCCATCTCATCGGAATTCAGAACGATGTCACTGATCAAATCGAGACAAGAGAGCAACTGGCAAGACAGGCACGGTACGATGCCCTGACGGGCCTTGCTAACCGTTATGCCCTCGTCGAGCAACTGAAGAGTGCGCTCGAGACTGCGCAGCAGTGCGATCGCCAAGTTGCGGTTATGGTTCTCGACCTCGACAACTTTAAACATATGAACGACAGGTTCGGGCACATCGAAGCTGACCGTATCCTCGTGCAGATCAGTCGACGGTTGAACTCGCTCGTCGAGAGGACCGATACTGCGGCACGACTAGGTGGGGATGAGTTTGCATTTGTCCTCTCCGGGTGGGAGGACCAGGCTCGACTCGAGAAGCAGATGGAGCGATTGCTTTACGAGATCAGGAAACCGCTTCAACTCGGCGATCAGGAGATCATGATCACAGCAAGTGCCGGGATTGCTCTCTTTCCGCAGGACACCAGCGAACCGGAAGAACTTCTGCAGATGGCGGATCTCTCAATGTACTGGATCAAGCGAAGTGGAAAGAACTCCTTCCGCTTCTATAGTCCGGATCTAAGATTTAATCAAAATGAGCCGCTCGACGTCGCGATAGGCTTCAGACGTGCGCTTGTAAATGGCGAGTTCGAACTCTTCTATCAACCCCGCGTCTCTGCGGAGTCCAAAAAGGTTAAAGGGTGTGAGGCGCTCATCCGGTGGAATCACCCGGATCGTGGCATGTTGCTCCCTGCTCAATTTGTTCGCATTGCCGAGGATACTGGACTCATCAACGAGATTGGGCAGTGGGTGCTTGAAGAGGCACTCAAACAGAATGCAACGTGGCGACGCGATGGTTTCGAGCCAATCTGCATGTCAATTAACGTATCTGCCTCGCAAATCCGCGATCCGTCTTTTCCAAGGATTGTTGCTGATGCACTCGCAAAAGCCTGCCTGCCTGCTGAGTCGCTCGAGTTGGAATTGACTGAGTCGTTGCTTATCGACAATGGAGCGCTTGCAGAAAGTTCCCTCGGAGCTCTGAAGCAGTTAGGAGTTCGTATTGCGATCGATGATTTTGGAACAGGCTATTCAGGGCTCCACTACCTCTCCCGCTTTCCGATCGACACGATCAAGATCGATCAGATCTTCACCCGCGACATCGTGAAAGATGAGACGGCTGCAATCATTTGTCGCCTGGTGTTGAGACTCGGACAGGAACTCGGCCTCACGACCGTCGCTGAGGGAGTTGAATCAAACGAGCAGGCCTTGCTTCTGGAATCGTGGAACTGCTGTGAGTTACAGGGATACATGTTCGCTAAACCATTACCAGTCCATGCAGCGGAGTTTGCTTTCCAGCGATCTTCGTAG
- a CDS encoding M28 family peptidase codes for MTCFATKLSVVACAAAFVLGTTVQAQNDGDKVDLGALNTIKNQAFQDSQVMENLYYLSEVYGPRVNNSRNHRAAAEWAMKQMKEWGLQNVHLESWGPFGYGWQIKKFYGALENPAYAALIGFPLAWTPGTNGPVTAEAVFAPLHTEADFAKYKGKLKGKVVLFFDPRALAMHTEAEAHRLTDAEIEARAETQDPSRSGFGRGAGAATPRPGDITPSTFSTAASSGMVLRNKINAFFKEEGVLVAVTPGYNGDGGTVFGSYGGSQNPNDPVGPPMVAITPEQYNRVVRLLDHGEKPKMTFDIQVEYQKDDQNGFNVIGEIPGTTKPEEVVMVGGHFDSWQGGTGATDNGTGSAVAMEAMRILATVKKPMARTVRVALWGGEEEGLYGSLAYVQKHFAPRTTMVKTPEYDNLDVYFNDDSGSGRFRAVSALGNDQLAAIFRSWIAPVKDLQIATVTGVTAGPTLAPGGTDSTSFSWIGLNGVGFMQDPLEYGTRTHHSNMDLYDRVQKGDVMQGSMLEAWFAYNAATRTDMLPRIPTPAPDPKAKGF; via the coding sequence GTGACTTGTTTTGCAACGAAGCTTTCTGTAGTCGCATGCGCGGCTGCATTTGTCCTCGGAACGACCGTGCAGGCGCAGAATGACGGCGACAAGGTCGACCTCGGCGCCCTGAACACCATCAAGAACCAAGCCTTCCAAGACTCGCAGGTGATGGAGAACCTTTATTACCTGAGTGAGGTCTATGGTCCCCGCGTGAATAACAGCCGCAACCACCGCGCCGCAGCCGAATGGGCGATGAAGCAGATGAAGGAGTGGGGTCTGCAGAATGTGCACCTGGAGAGTTGGGGGCCATTCGGCTACGGGTGGCAGATCAAGAAGTTCTACGGTGCTCTGGAAAATCCGGCATACGCTGCACTTATCGGCTTCCCACTGGCGTGGACGCCTGGCACCAACGGCCCCGTCACCGCAGAGGCTGTCTTCGCCCCTCTCCATACCGAGGCAGACTTTGCGAAATACAAGGGCAAGCTGAAGGGTAAGGTGGTGCTCTTCTTCGATCCACGCGCGCTTGCGATGCACACTGAAGCTGAAGCGCATCGATTGACCGATGCAGAGATCGAAGCACGCGCGGAGACGCAGGATCCGTCACGCTCCGGCTTTGGCAGGGGTGCAGGTGCAGCGACCCCACGTCCCGGCGACATCACCCCTTCCACTTTCTCCACCGCCGCGAGCAGCGGCATGGTGCTACGCAACAAGATCAATGCGTTCTTCAAGGAGGAGGGCGTACTGGTGGCCGTGACGCCGGGATACAACGGGGATGGCGGAACGGTCTTCGGCTCTTACGGTGGATCGCAGAATCCAAACGACCCGGTCGGACCGCCCATGGTCGCGATCACGCCGGAACAGTACAACCGCGTGGTGCGCCTGCTGGATCACGGCGAAAAGCCAAAGATGACTTTTGATATTCAAGTGGAGTACCAGAAGGACGACCAGAATGGCTTCAACGTCATCGGCGAGATTCCCGGCACGACAAAGCCCGAAGAGGTCGTGATGGTGGGCGGTCACTTCGATAGCTGGCAGGGAGGTACCGGCGCGACAGACAACGGCACCGGCTCGGCAGTCGCAATGGAAGCCATGCGCATTCTTGCTACCGTAAAGAAGCCCATGGCACGCACCGTCCGTGTGGCCCTGTGGGGCGGCGAGGAAGAGGGCCTGTACGGCTCGCTGGCGTACGTGCAGAAGCACTTTGCACCGCGCACCACCATGGTCAAGACACCTGAGTATGACAACCTGGACGTCTACTTCAACGATGACAGCGGTAGCGGTCGCTTCCGCGCCGTGTCAGCGCTGGGCAACGATCAGCTGGCGGCCATCTTCCGCTCGTGGATCGCACCGGTCAAGGACCTGCAGATCGCTACGGTCACCGGTGTCACGGCAGGCCCAACACTTGCTCCCGGCGGTACGGATTCCACTTCGTTTTCGTGGATAGGCTTGAATGGCGTCGGTTTCATGCAGGATCCGCTGGAATACGGCACGCGCACCCACCACAGCAACATGGACCTTTACGACCGTGTGCAGAAGGGCGATGTGATGCAAGGAAGTATGTTGGAAGCGTGGTTCGCGTATAACGCAGCCACCCGCACCGACATGCTGCCACGCATCCCGACGCCAGCACCCGATCCTAAGGCAAAGGGCTTCTAA
- a CDS encoding TonB-dependent receptor, whose protein sequence is MSFFSRLIRISFVAMVVLIGSMIAGAQTFRGSLTGTVLDAQGGAIQNAAVQLTNPATNEVLNSKTNGSGDFNFPELSVGTYKLLVNAPGFSAKSLDNVTIEVSKVNHQLIPLSVGAESTVVDVQAAGITVDTTTSSLVAVVDSKSVQEIPLNGRNFTQMIRLAPGVSPYSNTVNGSRTAGVNFQIDGADNNDPWSNAVASNQGGIAGIAGGLIPIEAIDQFSLQAAGEADTGRNGGANSNMVIKSGTNHLHGDVFYYDRNELFAWLSPSVAKGSRIPEIRNHQGGFTLGGPIFKDKTFFFLAGEVQIAQANNSLADTVLNDTWIAAGRAMLANHGSAVNPVATNMYTLLFPAVSRTTTGYLNQYQSNGVNTYNSYNGIIKLDHNFSDKYTLSVRYLGTTGAQSADVGSHFADYFETAPMHIHNVSIVQTSTFSSRFLNQITFAGSSFLQVFNDRNQSFDVQGNGLPLGLTGQLGHGAPKFAIGSFDYTGATAPLGRQDVTGHVTDQMHYTIGKHDLKFGGEYRHANLNVAYFVNGRGTFTFDGTRGGWTDADCLAANLNTTTVTVNSAAGANCSTGKQVADFLVGQTSVTAGAQILRNNPQRVYLINTFDVYAGDDYKVSNRLTLNYGVRWSYPGTVNDDRNSIYNFTPQRGYFKAPLYDKNLGNVAPRVGFAFTPFNNSTATVIRGAYGWFYDQPTVGQFVYNSVGNGASAGIFGSPGDANAAINVSSSTYTLGTSTFPAGVSFGANGQPTTSLGILAINPNYRAAYMQNYNVNVEQQLAPNTLLTVAYVGSGGRRLAYVADLNQIPVTTNAAARVRPYAAQYPYLTAINQVNSGATSNYNSLQFSLKQAQWHGLSATVYYTWSKSMDDSSSATTPMNSLNLRQDWGLSTFDVRNNVSGFASYAVPHFTSRAPRLTQGYQVNALYSFAGGTPVNILAGTNTSGSGEASRDRPNRTGGVLPYVTRVTTSTATSRSYSYLNKAAWTAAPAGTFGNERRDSIEGPGFGDVDMSFFKRTPITERISTELRAEIFNVANQSNFANPSGTLTSSAFGVLSATRNSSSAPGLGAGEPRNMQFAFKVSF, encoded by the coding sequence ATGAGTTTTTTTTCGAGGCTAATACGTATTTCGTTTGTCGCAATGGTGGTCCTGATCGGATCGATGATCGCGGGGGCGCAAACCTTTCGCGGATCGCTTACAGGAACAGTTCTCGATGCACAAGGCGGCGCGATCCAAAACGCCGCGGTGCAGTTGACCAACCCTGCGACGAACGAGGTGTTGAACAGCAAGACGAACGGCTCAGGCGACTTTAACTTCCCCGAGCTTTCCGTCGGTACGTACAAGCTTTTGGTCAATGCGCCGGGCTTCTCTGCGAAGAGCCTCGACAACGTTACGATCGAAGTTTCCAAGGTGAACCACCAACTGATTCCTCTTTCGGTTGGTGCCGAATCGACCGTTGTGGACGTACAGGCTGCCGGCATCACGGTTGACACCACCACCAGTTCGCTGGTCGCCGTGGTTGATTCCAAGTCGGTGCAGGAGATCCCGCTGAACGGTCGTAACTTCACCCAGATGATCAGGCTGGCTCCGGGAGTGAGCCCCTACAGCAACACAGTGAACGGCTCGCGTACCGCGGGTGTGAACTTCCAAATCGATGGTGCGGACAACAACGATCCGTGGTCCAACGCGGTTGCTTCCAACCAAGGCGGAATCGCGGGTATCGCAGGCGGCCTTATCCCCATCGAGGCGATTGACCAGTTCTCGCTCCAGGCAGCCGGCGAAGCAGACACTGGCCGCAATGGCGGCGCTAACAGCAACATGGTCATCAAGAGCGGCACTAATCATCTCCATGGCGACGTCTTCTACTACGACCGTAACGAACTCTTTGCGTGGCTCAGCCCGTCGGTAGCCAAGGGCAGCCGGATTCCTGAGATTCGTAACCACCAAGGTGGATTTACCCTGGGCGGTCCGATCTTCAAGGACAAGACGTTCTTCTTCCTGGCTGGCGAAGTGCAGATCGCACAGGCAAACAACAGCCTTGCTGATACGGTTCTGAACGACACGTGGATCGCTGCCGGTCGTGCGATGCTTGCGAATCATGGCTCCGCCGTCAATCCTGTTGCTACGAACATGTACACCCTGCTATTCCCTGCTGTGAGCCGCACAACGACAGGTTATCTGAACCAGTACCAATCCAACGGCGTCAACACGTACAACAGCTACAACGGCATCATCAAGCTGGACCACAACTTCAGCGACAAGTACACGCTCTCGGTGCGCTACCTGGGCACGACAGGCGCCCAGTCGGCAGACGTGGGTTCGCATTTCGCGGACTACTTCGAAACCGCTCCGATGCACATTCATAACGTCTCGATCGTGCAGACCAGCACGTTCAGCAGCAGGTTCCTGAACCAGATCACGTTTGCCGGGTCATCCTTCCTGCAGGTATTCAACGACCGCAACCAGAGCTTCGACGTGCAAGGGAATGGCTTGCCGCTTGGTCTGACCGGGCAACTGGGACATGGCGCACCGAAGTTCGCAATTGGTTCGTTCGATTACACCGGCGCAACCGCCCCGCTGGGTCGCCAGGATGTTACCGGTCACGTGACCGACCAGATGCACTACACGATTGGCAAACACGACCTCAAGTTTGGCGGCGAGTATCGTCACGCGAATCTGAACGTGGCCTACTTCGTCAATGGCCGTGGAACGTTCACGTTTGACGGTACCCGAGGTGGGTGGACTGACGCGGATTGCCTTGCGGCAAACCTCAACACCACCACTGTCACTGTTAACTCCGCTGCGGGGGCGAACTGCTCCACGGGCAAGCAGGTGGCTGACTTCCTCGTCGGTCAGACGAGCGTAACGGCCGGTGCACAGATTCTGCGTAATAATCCGCAGCGCGTGTACCTCATCAACACGTTCGATGTTTACGCTGGAGACGACTACAAGGTCAGCAACCGTCTCACGCTGAACTATGGCGTGCGTTGGAGCTACCCTGGCACTGTAAACGATGATCGCAACTCGATCTACAACTTCACGCCACAGCGCGGCTACTTCAAGGCTCCGCTGTATGACAAGAACCTGGGCAATGTCGCACCACGCGTCGGCTTTGCCTTTACGCCGTTCAATAACTCCACGGCAACTGTCATTCGCGGCGCCTACGGCTGGTTCTACGATCAGCCTACGGTAGGCCAGTTTGTTTACAACAGCGTCGGTAATGGTGCCAGCGCCGGCATCTTCGGCAGCCCAGGTGATGCGAATGCTGCCATCAACGTCTCCAGCAGCACCTATACCCTCGGCACCTCGACCTTCCCGGCCGGCGTGAGCTTTGGAGCGAATGGTCAGCCCACCACGTCGCTGGGCATTCTTGCCATCAACCCCAACTACCGTGCTGCGTACATGCAGAACTACAACGTGAACGTCGAGCAGCAGCTAGCGCCGAACACTCTCCTGACCGTTGCGTATGTGGGCAGTGGTGGTCGCCGTCTGGCGTACGTCGCCGATCTGAACCAGATCCCGGTTACAACGAACGCAGCAGCCCGAGTTCGACCGTACGCCGCACAGTATCCCTACCTGACGGCCATCAACCAAGTGAACAGCGGAGCTACCTCGAACTACAACTCGCTGCAGTTCTCGCTGAAGCAGGCACAGTGGCATGGTCTTTCGGCTACGGTGTATTACACGTGGTCCAAGTCGATGGATGATTCGTCAAGCGCCACCACGCCTATGAACAGCCTAAACCTTCGCCAGGACTGGGGCCTGTCGACCTTCGACGTGCGCAACAATGTGTCTGGCTTCGCCAGCTACGCTGTTCCGCACTTCACAAGCCGCGCTCCTCGCCTGACGCAGGGCTACCAGGTAAACGCGCTCTACTCGTTCGCAGGTGGTACACCGGTCAATATCCTTGCCGGGACCAACACCAGTGGATCGGGCGAGGCCAGCCGTGATCGTCCGAACCGCACCGGAGGCGTGCTCCCTTATGTGACTCGCGTCACCACGTCGACTGCTACCTCGCGTTCGTACTCTTACCTGAATAAGGCGGCATGGACCGCTGCTCCAGCCGGTACCTTCGGCAACGAGCGTCGCGACAGCATCGAGGGTCCCGGCTTCGGCGATGTCGACATGTCGTTCTTCAAGCGCACACCGATCACGGAGCGTATCAGCACGGAACTTCGTGCCGAGATCTTCAACGTCGCCAACCAGTCGAACTTTGCCAACCCCAGCGGTACGCTCACGTCATCGGCCTTCGGTGTTCTGTCTGCAACGCGTAACTCCTCCTCGGCCCCTGGCCTGGGAGCGGGCGAGCCACGCAACATGCAGTTCGCCTTCAAGGTCAGCTTCTAA